In Candidatus Methylomirabilis sp., one genomic interval encodes:
- a CDS encoding iron ABC transporter permease codes for MTERALPAAPPREAAPAPPVTGRRLLRLCGGLFAALLVTLLLSLSVGTIRVGPHRVLAMLFASVLPLPVMWTPTEAAAVLSLRVPRVLLAGLVGACLAIAGGAFQAISRNPLADPFILGVSSGAAFGVVVAVFLGVGPVGVGAVLAPLFGFAGALLAALVVYRLASVESRLPVETLLLAGVAVSLFFASAIMLVSSFVSAIELQGISFTLMGNLAPRGPAAVAAVAACLLLGTGVLLAVAQPLNVLALGEEAAAALGVEVERVKRTVFVAASLVTGAAVSVSGSIAFVGLMVPHAARLLFGPDNRILLPASLLMGAIFLMAADLVARLVAAPAELPVGVITAFCGAPFFAVLLRRRARRGGR; via the coding sequence ATGACCGAGCGAGCGCTTCCTGCTGCTCCGCCCCGGGAGGCCGCGCCGGCGCCGCCCGTGACGGGACGCCGACTCCTGCGCCTCTGCGGAGGGCTTTTCGCCGCCCTGCTCGTCACGCTCCTGCTCTCCCTGTCGGTGGGGACGATCCGCGTCGGGCCGCACCGGGTCCTCGCCATGCTCTTTGCATCCGTCCTCCCGCTGCCGGTGATGTGGACGCCGACGGAGGCGGCAGCGGTCCTCTCCCTCCGCGTCCCCCGGGTGCTCCTGGCGGGCCTCGTGGGCGCCTGTCTGGCGATCGCGGGCGGCGCCTTCCAGGCGATCTCCCGCAACCCCCTGGCGGATCCCTTTATCCTGGGGGTCTCGAGCGGGGCCGCCTTCGGGGTCGTGGTGGCGGTCTTCCTGGGGGTCGGTCCCGTGGGGGTCGGGGCGGTCCTCGCTCCGCTCTTCGGGTTCGCAGGAGCCCTGCTCGCGGCCCTCGTGGTCTACCGGCTGGCCTCCGTGGAGTCCCGCCTCCCCGTGGAGACGCTCCTCCTGGCCGGGGTGGCCGTGAGCCTCTTCTTCGCCTCGGCCATCATGCTGGTCAGCTCCTTCGTCTCGGCCATCGAGCTGCAGGGGATCTCCTTCACCCTGATGGGGAACCTGGCTCCCCGCGGTCCCGCCGCCGTCGCCGCCGTCGCCGCTTGCCTCCTCCTGGGGACCGGGGTCCTGCTCGCGGTGGCTCAGCCGCTGAATGTCCTCGCCTTGGGGGAGGAGGCGGCCGCCGCCCTCGGCGTGGAGGTGGAGCGGGTGAAGCGGACCGTCTTCGTGGCCGCTTCCCTCGTGACCGGGGCGGCGGTCTCGGTCAGCGGCTCGATCGCCTTCGTCGGCCTCATGGTGCCGCACGCCGCCCGCCTTCTCTTCGGCCCGGACAACCGGATCCTGCTCCCGGCGTCTCTCCTGATGGGGGCGATCTTCCTGATGGCGGCCGATCTGGTCGCGCGCCTGGTGGCGGCCCCGGCGGAGCTGCCGGTCGGGGTCATCACCGCCTTCTGTGGCGCCCCGTTCTTCGCGGTGCTCCTGAGGCGGCGGGCCCGCAGGGGGGGGCGATGA
- a CDS encoding ABC transporter ATP-binding protein, with amino-acid sequence MRALEIRGLLHRYRDGMVLKGLDLTVEAGEVLGVFGPNSAGKTTLLRLLCGTLVPAAGEIQLFGRPLPEWPRRELARTVALVPQDAAVAFPYTVLEVVLMGRYPHGGGFGLPIPADLQAAEEALLRTDLIHLAATPVTELSGGERQRVMLARAFAQAPRLLLLDEPTAHLDLAHQAEVLACIAALNREAGLTVILVSHDLNVAPGLCHRALLLQAGEVLRLGGVKEVMDPVLLRSVYGEAIRVEEGPDGPRVFPAPPAP; translated from the coding sequence ATGAGGGCCCTGGAGATCCGGGGGCTCTTGCACCGCTACCGGGACGGGATGGTCCTCAAGGGTCTCGACTTGACCGTGGAAGCGGGGGAGGTGCTGGGGGTCTTCGGGCCGAACAGCGCCGGCAAGACCACCCTCTTGCGCCTCCTCTGCGGGACCCTCGTCCCGGCCGCGGGAGAGATCCAGCTCTTCGGGCGTCCCCTGCCGGAGTGGCCCCGGCGCGAGCTGGCCCGGACGGTGGCCCTGGTCCCGCAGGACGCGGCCGTCGCCTTCCCCTACACGGTCCTCGAGGTGGTGCTGATGGGTCGGTACCCTCATGGCGGGGGCTTTGGTCTCCCGATCCCGGCTGACCTACAGGCGGCGGAGGAGGCTCTGCTCCGGACCGACCTCATCCACCTGGCGGCGACGCCGGTGACGGAGCTCTCGGGAGGCGAGCGCCAGCGGGTCATGCTGGCCCGGGCGTTCGCGCAGGCGCCCCGTCTCCTCCTGCTGGATGAGCCGACGGCCCACCTGGACCTGGCCCACCAGGCAGAGGTCCTGGCGTGTATCGCGGCCCTGAACCGGGAGGCCGGGCTCACCGTGATCCTGGTCTCCCATGACCTCAACGTGGCCCCCGGGCTGTGCCACCGGGCCCTGCTGCTCCAGGCGGGGGAGGTGCTTCGGCTCGGGGGGGTGAAGGAGGTGATGGACCCCGTGCTGCTCCGGTCGGTCTACGGCGAGGCGATCCGGGTCGAGGAGGGGCCCGACGGCCCCCGCGTCTTCCCGGCGCCGCCAGCGCCGTAA
- a CDS encoding cobalamin-binding protein, translating into MKPLLAFALTVGLLGPAVSVLAAPVRDMMGREVEIARAVTRVVSLAPSLTEILFALGAGELTVGVTDFCDYPPAAVGKPKVGTVQAPNPEVILALQPDLVLATTEGNRQETVFLLERLGLPTFVVRPEGLDGIYASIRSVGRLLGRPARASALVEVMRSRVNWVVRQVAGHPRVPVLYVLWPDPLITAGRGSVIDSLIAVAGGENVARGSALRYPRLGLEEVLRVNPEVILLAGMGSRPLRPEAVQGWAGWHVLRAVRAGRVQSLDGDLLHRSGPRIVEGLEAMARALHPDAFPASSRETAQ; encoded by the coding sequence ATGAAACCGCTGCTCGCCTTCGCCCTGACTGTCGGCCTCCTCGGCCCCGCCGTCTCGGTGCTCGCCGCTCCGGTCCGGGACATGATGGGACGGGAGGTGGAGATCGCCCGGGCCGTCACCCGGGTCGTGTCGCTCGCCCCGAGCCTCACCGAGATCCTCTTTGCTCTCGGGGCGGGGGAGCTCACGGTCGGGGTGACGGACTTCTGCGACTACCCTCCAGCAGCGGTCGGGAAACCGAAGGTCGGGACGGTCCAGGCGCCGAACCCGGAAGTGATCCTGGCGCTGCAACCGGACCTGGTCCTGGCCACCACCGAGGGGAACCGGCAGGAGACCGTCTTCTTGCTGGAACGTCTGGGCCTCCCCACGTTTGTCGTCCGCCCGGAGGGTCTGGATGGCATCTACGCCAGCATCCGGTCGGTGGGTCGGCTCCTCGGCCGGCCGGCCCGCGCAAGCGCCCTGGTGGAGGTCATGCGCTCCCGGGTCAATTGGGTGGTGCGGCAGGTTGCGGGACACCCGCGGGTGCCCGTCCTCTACGTCCTCTGGCCGGACCCGCTGATCACCGCCGGGCGGGGGAGCGTCATTGACAGCCTGATCGCCGTTGCGGGCGGGGAGAACGTGGCTCGGGGGAGTGCGCTGCGGTACCCGCGCCTGGGCCTGGAGGAGGTTCTGCGGGTGAACCCGGAGGTCATCCTCCTGGCGGGAATGGGCTCCCGCCCCCTCCGGCCGGAGGCGGTCCAGGGATGGGCGGGGTGGCACGTTCTCCGCGCCGTGCGGGCCGGCCGGGTCCAGAGCCTGGACGGCGACTTGCTGCATCGCTCCGGCCCCCGCATCGTGGAGGGGCTGGAAGCGATGGCGCGGGCCCTTCACCCCGATGCGTTCCCTGCTTCTTCCCGGGAGACCGCTCAATGA